The sequence TTTTTGTCCCTGACAGTCCGACAGCGAGTCTCTTTTTTTGTTTTGTATTAGTGGCCTTTATTCTGGGGAAAAATTGGGGGCTATTTGAAGCACTTGCCCTTATTACTCTCTATAAATACGGAATTTGGGCTGTTGTCATGAATATTCTAACACTGATCGTCAGTGGCGATCTCCATTGGACCGGATATATGCTGATGGCTTCGCATTTAGCGATGGCGATTGAAGGCATTCTATACGCGCCATTTTACCGCATCAAATGGTGGCATTTTGTTGTCGCTGGAATTTGGACCTTACATAATGATGTAATCGATTATGTCTTTATGATGTATCCGGTTTATCATTCGATTTCAATGTATGTAAAGGAAATCGGATATTTTACCTTCTGGCTCTCGATTACAGCACTATTCCTAACCTATATTCTTTGCTTTTCCAAATATAGTGCTCAATGGCCACTTAAAAAATAATAAGGTTTTTAGATTCTACTCTTGTCCGTCACCTCATACATATATAAATAGGAATTATGGGGGGGACAAGAATGAAGATTCGATTTATTGGAATGGTAGTGACTTTAATATTTTTATGGACATTTACTGGACAAGCAGCCAATATAACCCCATTGGAAAGCTTAAGCAATCTTTCAGATAAAGCACTTCAGCTTACGAAAGCAGGGCACTACGACAGGGCAGAATCTATAATGGAACAGTTTTCAAATCAATTTCAGCAACTGTCCGGCCAAATGGTTTTTACAATGGATCAAGTTCAAGTGATTTCAATTGCCCAACAGGAAGCAATGGATGCGCTCGATGATTCTTCCTTAAGCCAGGATGAAAGAGTATCAAGTATGATAAAGTTCCGCCTAGTGCTGGATGCGCTTGTCTCTGATTACCAGCCTTTATGGACACAAATGGAAGACACGATTATGGAGGTCTATAATCAAGCAGTAGGAGCTGCCCAATCCAAGGATATACAAAAATTTCATACGATGTATAACACTTTTTTATCTCAATACAACTTAATTTACCCAAGTCTTAAATTGGATGTACCAGCAGAGGCTGTATTAAAGGTTGATGCTCGCGTTCAATATATAGATGAGTTCAGGCCAGAAGTTTTTAATGATCCAAATGGAATAAAGGAGCTTGAGGCATTAGCACAGGATTTAAAATCACTTTTTGATCAAAGTGATGAGGATGAGGCCGATCCATCTCTTTGGTGGGTAATTACGACAACAGGCAGTATTATTATACTGACTTTATCCTACGTCGGCTTTCGTAAATACAAAGGGGACCAGCATAAGCGAAGGAGATATCCTAAGAAGCAAAATGATTGACTTTCAAACCCTTAATCCATACTATTTAATATAAAGCATCATTTACTTTTAAAGGAGGTTCCTATGGGTTATTTACTTTATTTTGCGATACTAATCATTGTTCCTTTATGGGCACAACTGCGTGTTAAATCTGCTTATAAAAAGTATTCAAAGGTAGCCTCTTCTTCATATCTGACTGGAAGCGAAGTAGCCAGACGAATTCTTGACGATAATGGATTATATCATGTGAATGTTCAAGAAACTAGAGGAATACTAAGTGACCACTATGACCCAAGGTCCAAAACAGTTCGTCTGTCTTCTAATAACTATCATGGACGTTCTGTTGCAGCTGCAGCAATTGCCGCACATGAAGTTGGACATGCGATCCAAGATCAAGAAGGTTATGCATTCCTCCGTTTTCGGCATGCACTCGTACCTGTAGCCAGCATCGGATCTAATTTTTCATGGATCTTAATTTTAGCAGGTATGTTAATGGGTATGGCGGATTTGTTGCTGCTAGGGATTATCTTTATGGCAGCAGCTGTAGTGTTTCAGGTTATAACACTGCCAGTAGAATTTAATGCATCCAACCGTGCCATGGATCAAGTTGTTCAGTTAGGAATGATTCGCAACAACGAAGAAAGAGCAACGAAAAAGGTGCTAAATGCAGCAGCCTTAACATATGTCGCAGCAGCTGCAGTAGCAGTACTGGAATTATTAAGATTTGTTCTAATGTACGTGGGAATGAATAATAGTGATGATTAAGAGGATTCACATATAAAAAGGTCTAGCAGGAAAGTCTGCAGGACCTTTTTATTTT is a genomic window of Bacillus oleivorans containing:
- the ypjB gene encoding sporulation protein YpjB; translation: MKIRFIGMVVTLIFLWTFTGQAANITPLESLSNLSDKALQLTKAGHYDRAESIMEQFSNQFQQLSGQMVFTMDQVQVISIAQQEAMDALDDSSLSQDERVSSMIKFRLVLDALVSDYQPLWTQMEDTIMEVYNQAVGAAQSKDIQKFHTMYNTFLSQYNLIYPSLKLDVPAEAVLKVDARVQYIDEFRPEVFNDPNGIKELEALAQDLKSLFDQSDEDEADPSLWWVITTTGSIIILTLSYVGFRKYKGDQHKRRRYPKKQND
- a CDS encoding DUF1405 domain-containing protein, whose product is MFPLAMVLREKWFLWVLLIINTAGTIYGYIWYKSQLAITPGHFLIFVPDSPTASLFFCFVLVAFILGKNWGLFEALALITLYKYGIWAVVMNILTLIVSGDLHWTGYMLMASHLAMAIEGILYAPFYRIKWWHFVVAGIWTLHNDVIDYVFMMYPVYHSISMYVKEIGYFTFWLSITALFLTYILCFSKYSAQWPLKK
- a CDS encoding zinc metallopeptidase, which codes for MGYLLYFAILIIVPLWAQLRVKSAYKKYSKVASSSYLTGSEVARRILDDNGLYHVNVQETRGILSDHYDPRSKTVRLSSNNYHGRSVAAAAIAAHEVGHAIQDQEGYAFLRFRHALVPVASIGSNFSWILILAGMLMGMADLLLLGIIFMAAAVVFQVITLPVEFNASNRAMDQVVQLGMIRNNEERATKKVLNAAALTYVAAAAVAVLELLRFVLMYVGMNNSDD